One region of Culex pipiens pallens isolate TS chromosome 2, TS_CPP_V2, whole genome shotgun sequence genomic DNA includes:
- the LOC120425576 gene encoding UDP-glycosyltransferase UGT5-like, translating into MRLASTLLVLTSLTWSVQGYRILSINASPSRSHVIVQEALAKELARRGHQVTMVSPYPAEKPLENYRQIVVPLDSYWKATMSKFMEDQSKIALFKNMPKMNQIMQDAANNTINHPEVQRIIREEPFDLFITGLMSDFVLGVAYQLGVPSVVVCPNAAMEMVNSMVGNPAPLATVPNPMVGATNAMTFTDRLKNLLGKAIEGGFAWYMKTSSEQYYNSNFPRDQFPSYDEVRRNVSLVLINQYFTKTAARPYVQAMVEVGGLQIKPVPDPLPADLQEWLDGATDGAVFFSMGTNLQSSTIPAEKLQALVATFGKLKQRVIWKWDSEDIPNKPANILLRSWLPQDDILAHKNVRLFITHGGLGGIAEAQYHGVPLVGMPMFGDQPFNLERVREEGWAVVVPFADLTEQALTDAVGEVLHNPSYSQKVKELSMLYRDRPLSAMDTAVFWTEYVIRHKGARHMRYSGVDLNFVQLNMLDVWAFLGVLVIVGVKVTLWTCSKCFGKRSAKYKMN; encoded by the exons ATGAGACTAGCTTCAACTCTTCTAGTTCTGACCTCCCTGACTTGGTCCGTCCAAGGATACCGGATTCTCAGCATCAACGCCAGCCCAAGCCGCTCCCATGTGATCGTACAGGAAGCCCTGGCCAAGGAGCTGGCCCGTCGCGGTCACCAGGTAACGATGGTGAGTCCCTACCCGGCGGAGAAACCTCTGGAGAACTATCGACAGATTGTCGTACCGCTGGATTCGTACTGGAAAG CTACCATGTCAAAGTTCATGGAGGATCAGTCCAAAATCGCACTGTTCAAGAACATGCCAAAGATGAACCAGATCATGCAGGACGCCGCGAACAACACCATCAACCACCCGGAGGTGCAGCGGATCATCCGGGAGGAGCCGTTCGACCTGTTCATTACCGGACTGATGAGTGACTTCGTGCTTGGAGTTGCCTACCAGCTGGGAGTCCCGAGCGTCGTGGTGTGTCCCAACGCGGCGATGGAGATGGTCAACAGCATGGTCGGCAACCCGGCACCGCTGGCCACGGTGCCGAATCCCATGGTGGGAGCGACGAACGCGATGACCTTCACCGACCGGTTGAAAAACTTGCTCGGTAAGGCGATTGAGGGCGGGTTCGCGTGGTACATGAAAACTTCATCGGAGCAGTACTACAA CTCCAACTTCCCACGGGACCAATTTCCATCCTACGACGAGGTGCGCCGCAATGTATCGCTGGTGCTGATAAATCAATACTTCACCAAGACGGCGGCGCGTCCGTACGTCCAAGCCATGGTTGAAGTGGGTGGACTGCAGATCAAGCCCGTTCCCGATCCACTTCCGGCAGATCTTCAAGAGTGGCTCGATGGAGCGACGGATGGGGCGGTATTCTTCAGCATGGGAACCAATCTGCAGAGTTCAACGATCCCGGCGGAGAAGCTGCAAGCGTTGGTAGCGACCTTCGGCAAGCTCAAGCAGCGCGTCATCTGGAAGTGGGACTCGGAAGACATCCCGAACAAACCCGCAAACATTCTACTCCGAAGTTGGTTACCTCAGGATGACATTCTAGCGCACAAGAACGTCCGACTCTTCATAACGCACGGAGGACTCGGTGGAATCGCCGAAGCGCAATACCACGGAGTTCCGCTGGTCGGAATGCCCATGTTCGGCGATCAACCGTTCAATCTGGAGCGAGTTAGGGAGGAAGGCTGGGCCGTGGTAGTTCCCTTTGCGGATCTTACCGAGCAAGCGCTTACGGATGCGGTGGGTGAAGTTCTGCACAACCCTAGCTACTCGCAGAAGGTCAAAGAGCTGTCGATGTTGTACCGCGACCGGCCCCTGTCCGCGATGGATACGGCGGTGTTTTGGACGGAGTACGTGATTCGGCACAAGGGAGCGCGTCACATGAGGTATTCCGGCGTGGATCTCAACTTTGTTCAGCTGAACATGCTGGATGTGTGGGCGTTTTTGGGAGTGCTGGTGATTGTGGGAGTGAAGGTCACGCTGTGGACCTGCTCGAAATGTTTTGGGAAAAGAAGCGCGAAATACAAGATGAACTAG
- the LOC120419593 gene encoding ras-related protein Rab-23 produces the protein MWLRGDFERGETDFGNEFSMLEEELEIALKVIVVGNGGVGKTSMVQRYCKGIYTKDYKKTIGVDFLERQIELDGEDIRIMLWDTAGQEEFDAITKAYYRGAQACVLTFSTTDRASFEAIRDWKVKVENECCEIPTVLVQNKIDLMDKAVVSFDEAESLAQSLGCRLIRTSVKEDVNVASVFRYLATKCHQQMKQQYSAAMPISQPTISAFSPTFQSKATSNTIQLTRPSVKRKPLQKRRQQTSSNLQPKT, from the exons ATGTGGTTACGGGGAGATTTCGAGCGTGGAGAAACGGACTTCGGGAACGAGTTCAGCATGCTGGAGGAGGAGTTGGAGATCGCGCTGAAGGTGATCGTGGTGGGGAATGGCGGGGTTGGGAAGACCTCGATGGTTCAGAGGTATTGCAAGGGGATCTACACGAAGGACTACAAGAAGACGATCGGGGTGGACTTTCTCGAGCGACAGATTGAGCTTGATGGCGAGGACATCCGGATCATGCTGTGGGACACGGCCGGGCAGGAGGAGTTTGACGCGATCACCAAGGCGTACTACCGGGGAGCGCAGGCCTGCGTGTTGACGTTCAGTACGACGGATCGGGCTTCGTTCGAGGCGATCCGCGATTGGAAGGTCAAGGTGGAGAACGAGTGCTGTGAGATTCCGACCGTGCTAGTTCAGAACAAGATCGACCTCATGGATAAGGCGGTGGTGTCGTTCGACGAGGCCGAATCGCTGGCGCAATCGCTCGGATGCCGACTGATACGGACCTCGGTCAAGGAGGATGTTAACGTGGCCAGCGTGTTCCGGTACCTGGCGACCAAGTGCCACCAGCAGATGAAGCAGCAGTACAGTGCGGCGATGCCGATCTCGCAGCCCACGATCAGCGCATTTAGTCCCACTTTCCAGTCGAAAGCCACCAGCAATACGATCCAACTAACAAGGCCATCCGTTAAGCGAAAACCACTGCAGAAGAG ACGGCAACAAACAAGCTCAAATCTCCAGCCCAAAACGTAG